TTCAGAATTACAGGAGAACAGAAAAGCATTCTCTATTATGAAGATCATTACTTATATTCAGAAGCACATAAAAGACAGAGAGAAGACCGGAATTCAGACCATTGCAGATCATTTTGGAATTTCCGGGAATTATTTCGGAGAGTATTTTAAACAGCAAACCGGAGTTTCTTATCAGGATTACTTGCTGGATTACCGGTTAAAGCTGGTTGAAACCTATTTAAAATACAGCAGTGTAAGACTGAGTGAGATTGCCTATGAGCTCCAGTTCAGTGATGAAAGTCATCTCTCCAAAATTTTTAAAAAGTACAGAGGGGTAACTCCCGGACAATACAGGAAAAAGTTTAAATAGCAGAATGCCCTTCAGTGATAAAAGGGTACATAAAATTGCTGATGAGTTTAGGTTTGCTGATGAAAGCCATATCAGTAAATTTTTTAAAAGCCATAAAGGGAAAAGCCTTAAAACTTATAGGATGGCAGCAAGTTGTTGATTATTAATGTTTTTTTTAGTCTAAAAATCACTAAACACCTGAATGATAGCTGCAATGAGTTCTTTTTCTACAGGATGATTAGAAGATGCGTCGGGTACAATTGCCCTTAGATTACCCTCATCATCTCGTTCGAAAACTACTTCACAGCCATTAATATCAACATAAAATTTGTAACCGTGAGAGAATGTTGCCAGTCGTACATTGAAAATCAGGTCCTTTCCTTTATAAGTTACGGGTAATTCAAATTCTTCCATTGCGCTTTTAGTTGCTATTCATTTAAAATTAGGGATAAAGATCGGAAAAATTTAGCTGATATTATACATTGTTAGGTAACGGTAAAACTGAAATATAATGTATTGTGTTCTTTTCCATGTGAATAGAATTTTGAAATCGTTTAATTAACGATGAGTATTGCCGCAAGCTGATAAAAATAACGAAGCTCATCAAATAAATGACAAGCTTCGTTTGAAAAAAAATATGGGGCTTATTATCTTTTATTAATATCGGGAACGGTAAGAGGATTCTGATCCCAGCCGCCACCCAGTGCTCTGTATACAGCAACACTAGCCTTAAGCTGATTTACTTTTTTCTCTACCAGTTCAAACTTAGACTCCAGGGCATCCCTTTGTGTCAGCAGAACTTCCATATAATCGGCACGCGCATATTTGAACAAATCATTGGAAATGTCAATAGACTTTGTCAAAGCATTTACCTCTTTGGTTTTGATGTCTACGCTGTTTTCAAGATTATGAATTTTAGACAACTGATTGGCAACTTCGATATAAGCTCCCAAAACCGTCTGTTCATAATGGTAAACCGCCTGGATCTGTTTGGCGTTGGCATTGTAATACGCTGCTTTTATAGCTCTTCTGTTAATCAAAGGAGCGGTAAGCTCTCCTGCAAGAGAGAACAGGAAAGACTCCGGTTTAATAATATAAGTAGGATTAAATGCCTGTAAACCCACTCCCGCAGCAAGATCAAGAGAAGGATAGAACCTTGCCTTTGCAGCTTTAATATCCAGTTTTGTGGCTGCGAGTTCATATTCTGCCTGCTTGATGTCCGGTCGGTTTTCTAAAAGCTCGGATGGAATTCCGCCATATACGGTCTGAGGGATTACAGAATCAAAAGAATCTTTAGACCGCTCTATAGGCTGGGGAAATCTTCCGACAAGATAATTGATCCTATTTTCTGCCTCTACAATTTTCTGCTGAATATCGTACTGCATTCCCTGTGTTTTCAGTACCTGGGCTTCAAATCTTTGTACAGCAAGTTCGTTGGAACGGGCATTCTTTTTTAATTCTTTTATGATTTCCAGGGCATCCTTCTGAATTTTGATATTCTGATTTAAAATAACCAGTTCATTATCCAGTGCCAGCAATTCATAATAGGAATCTGCGATTTCCGAGATAAGATGGGTAACCATAAAATTCTTTCCTTCAATACCCGCAAGGTATCTCTGTACCTGAGCCCTTGTAGCATTATGAAGCTTTCCCCAGATATCCGTTTCCCATTTGGCCTGTAGTCCGACTCCAAAATCAAACATGGGATCTGGCATCTCTTTTCCGGGTTCTATCTCAGTATTAGCCTCCATTGCCCCAATATTGGTATAGCGGCTTACTTTATCCACACCTGCTCCGGCTTTCAGACCCACGGAAGGAAGGTATTCCCCTTTGCGGGCATTGATTTCATTTTTAGACATTTCAATTTCCTGAAGCACAATGTTCAGTTCCTGATTGTTCTGGAGCGCCTGATTGATTAATGCCTGAAGATTCGGATCACTGAAATATTCATTCCACTTCAGTTTTCCGGTATTGGTTGTATCGTTTTCTGCCGAACCGTATTTCTCGGGAACGGTTTTATTTTCGGCACGTTGTTCTATAGCTATAGGTTTGCAGGCAGTAAGGCTTAACAAGACGACTGCCAGACCTGCATATTGGTATATTTTTCTTTTATTCATAATGGATCATGTCTTCGCTTAGTGGAGATTCATCTTCGTCTTTAATCATTTTTTTACCGTCGGACCATTTGGCAAATATGTAATAGAGTCCCGGAATAACAATCACTCCAAATAAGGTACCTATAAGCATTCCTCCCAGTGAAGAAGCACCAATTGTATGGTTTCCGATGGCGCCTGCACCTCTTGCAAAAACAAGCGGAACCAGACCTGCGATGAAGGCAAATGAGGTCATCAGAATAGGTCTGAAACGGGCTTTTGAACCCTCTACAGCCGCTTCCAGAATAGAATCTCCGGCCTGACGCCTTTTCACTGCAAATTCTACAATAAGCACTGCATTTTTACCCAGCAATCCGATGATCATGATCAGTCCTACCTGTGCATAGATATCATTTTCAAGTCCCATTGCTTTTAACAGCAGGAAGGATCCGAATACTCCCACAGGCAACGAACAAAGAACAGCAAACGGAATAAGGAAGCTTTCATATTGTGCTGCTAGAACAAGGTAAACAAATACCAGAACCACCAGGAACACGTAGATGGCTTCATTACCACGCTGTGCTTCATCAAAAGACAGTCCTTCCCAGGCTACTTTGTATCCGTGAGGGAGAGCTTTGGCAGCGGTCTCATTAATGGCCTGTATAGCATCTGCAGTGGTATAGCCAGCCGCCGGAAGTCCACGGATTGCGGCAGAATTGTACATATTATAACGGGTAATTTCATTAGGTCCCTGAGTTTTTTTCATCGTCATGAAAGCAGAGTAGGGAACCATTTCATCCCGGTCATTTTTTACATACAGATTCATAATATCGGTAGGTAATCTTCTGAATTCCGGAGACGACTGTACATACACTTTGAAGAATTGTCCGAAACGGATAAATCCCTGTTCGTAGGTACTACCAATAAGGATGTTGAGGTTGTCCATCGCTTTTCCAATGGAAACTCCTTTCTGCATCGCCGCATTATTGTCAAATACCAGTTCATATTGAGGATAGTTGGCCGCAAAGAAAGTGAAGACGCCGGAAAGCTCTTTACGTTTTTTAAGCTGTGCAATAAAGTCTTTGTTTACTTTATCAAAATCCTGATAATTGGTGGTTCTGTTAAGATCAAGAAGTCTCATAGAAAACCCTCCTGAAGATCCGAATCCCGGAACTGCGGGTGGTTCAAAGAATTCAATGGTTGCTCCCAGATCTTTTGATTTCTCTTCAAGCTCCTTCATGATTTCCTTTACAGAATGTTCACGGTCGTTCCAGTTTTTCAGGTTAATCAAACAGGTTCCGGCATTGGAACCACGGCCTTCTGTCATGATTTCATAACCTGCCAGTGATGATACAGATTCTACACCATCCACACCCATTGCGATTTTCTGTAATGTTCGGGAAATTTTATTGGTCTGCTCTAAAGTAGATCCCGGAGGAGTCTGAATCACAGCATACACTGTTCCCTGATCTTCATTAGGGATAAAACCGCCCGGAAGAACTTTATTGATTACGAAAATTCCGGCACAGAAAGCAATAAGGATTCCCCAGGTTACCATCTTTCGGTTTACGATCTTTCTGAGGAATGATGCATATTTTCCCGTTACTTTATCAAAACCGCTGTTAAAAGCATCTAAAGCTCTGGTGAAAATATTGACTTTCTTAGGCTTTCCGTGGTTGTTTTTTAATAACATGGCTGCCAATACC
This genomic window from Chryseobacterium sp. MEBOG06 contains:
- a CDS encoding TolC family protein yields the protein MNKRKIYQYAGLAVVLLSLTACKPIAIEQRAENKTVPEKYGSAENDTTNTGKLKWNEYFSDPNLQALINQALQNNQELNIVLQEIEMSKNEINARKGEYLPSVGLKAGAGVDKVSRYTNIGAMEANTEIEPGKEMPDPMFDFGVGLQAKWETDIWGKLHNATRAQVQRYLAGIEGKNFMVTHLISEIADSYYELLALDNELVILNQNIKIQKDALEIIKELKKNARSNELAVQRFEAQVLKTQGMQYDIQQKIVEAENRINYLVGRFPQPIERSKDSFDSVIPQTVYGGIPSELLENRPDIKQAEYELAATKLDIKAAKARFYPSLDLAAGVGLQAFNPTYIIKPESFLFSLAGELTAPLINRRAIKAAYYNANAKQIQAVYHYEQTVLGAYIEVANQLSKIHNLENSVDIKTKEVNALTKSIDISNDLFKYARADYMEVLLTQRDALESKFELVEKKVNQLKASVAVYRALGGGWDQNPLTVPDINKR
- a CDS encoding efflux RND transporter permease subunit, which encodes MFKKVIHRPVFAIVISVVILFMGGIAMKQLPTEQFPKIAPTTVAVSIAYPGASADVLVKSSLITIENAINGVQGMRYITTDATSAGEATVNVVFDPGTDPNEAVVLVKTRVDQVMPLLPELVQKEGVVVNPIQPSMLMYVNLYSTNKSMDEKFLYNYSMVNIIPEINRIHGIAKSQILGSRRYAMRIWLNPDRMRAYNISVDEVMKSIGEQSIIGRPGRIGQSSGIAAQSLEYVLTYKGQYNKPEEYENIIVRSNAEGENVKLKDIAKVELGSEFFDIYSNLDGHPSASIVLKQNYGSNANDVIRDVKAKLAEMKGNFPPGVDYKISYDVSQFLDASIEQVMHTLRDAFILVAVVVFIFLGDWRSTLIPIIAVPVSLIGTFFVIQFFGLTINLVTLFALVLAIGIVVDNAIVVIEAVHAKMEESNISPYKAVKEVMGEIAGAIIAITAVMVAVFIPISFMTGPVGTFYRQFSITMASSIVISAVVALTLTPVLAAMLLKNNHGKPKKVNIFTRALDAFNSGFDKVTGKYASFLRKIVNRKMVTWGILIAFCAGIFVINKVLPGGFIPNEDQGTVYAVIQTPPGSTLEQTNKISRTLQKIAMGVDGVESVSSLAGYEIMTEGRGSNAGTCLINLKNWNDREHSVKEIMKELEEKSKDLGATIEFFEPPAVPGFGSSGGFSMRLLDLNRTTNYQDFDKVNKDFIAQLKKRKELSGVFTFFAANYPQYELVFDNNAAMQKGVSIGKAMDNLNILIGSTYEQGFIRFGQFFKVYVQSSPEFRRLPTDIMNLYVKNDRDEMVPYSAFMTMKKTQGPNEITRYNMYNSAAIRGLPAAGYTTADAIQAINETAAKALPHGYKVAWEGLSFDEAQRGNEAIYVFLVVLVFVYLVLAAQYESFLIPFAVLCSLPVGVFGSFLLLKAMGLENDIYAQVGLIMIIGLLGKNAVLIVEFAVKRRQAGDSILEAAVEGSKARFRPILMTSFAFIAGLVPLVFARGAGAIGNHTIGASSLGGMLIGTLFGVIVIPGLYYIFAKWSDGKKMIKDEDESPLSEDMIHYE